The following DNA comes from Musa acuminata AAA Group cultivar baxijiao chromosome BXJ1-4, Cavendish_Baxijiao_AAA, whole genome shotgun sequence.
actcatcgcaatacctacaatatgtgtgtgaccctctaggcccaatatcgagctggccgtaagtcatacctatcagaactccttctaactcagtgaattattatctctgtaataattcactcgactcatcgactacggacgtactagaccactacgccatagtccccagatgatacaggggaatccaatccattggacctgtctgtcctcagttaccgtgtacctatagtccctcatccatctaatatcccagagaccgtatatcgagcatggtgttgtcagacccatacagtttctactcgagtctcgctctaatcggattctcctggagaactctttctctctcaacccgaatgaccctggctagggatttgtctgagcaagaacacatgagatattcctctcatgacgccgagagtggatgatcctctatcgacactcaatagccctcgtaaggtcgactaccattcccaatgaccagttgtactagatctgggacaaccaaaactataagtttggtatcaaagagtggagcactcatacatgacatccttggtgtctcaagtctaaggaccagatacaccactaggactacggaatcgctgtctaacaataaggcatcatcaaccatccaacattccgtaagcggatcaatcagtgaactcattctccaatgagcatttgtattgtatccctagtgtccctacacgagcaactatgagaccagctgcatccatcatatagacgggtatacaacacactagtctgtccggttatcacgatgtccctctcgagtaacctatgaccgggattatttaggatatgtgtttaaaggtgaatcgatctcattatcatgatctcatcacgatctgattcccatcgcacaaatccaaggacatcacaatatatatatgcatatatgcaatagttataaagtgatatataccaaaaatgtaataagtaaaaagattttgtatcaagtcacacgtgccatcactcacgtgattggcttgttgggcacctatgactagcaatctcccacttgacctaaagccaatcacctatgtgtctgatccccatcagacccctgtgacgctcaaagacaatctgagacaacggctttgttagtggatctgcaatgttatcttcggatggaactatttccactactacatctcctcgggttacgagctctttgataagctggaacttcctcagaacacttctgatgagacccgggttcccttatttgagtaattgccccaaagttgtcgcaatataaggaagtcggcttctcgctatccggcatgactcccaaatctgtgatgaacttcttcacccaaactccctcctttgctgcatctgatgcagcaatgtactccgcctctgttgtcgagtcagcagtggtatcttgcttggaactcttccagcacattgctcctccattcaaggtgtaaacataccctgaattcgacttgctatcatcgacatcagactgaaaacttgagtcagtgtagccttcaaccttaaggctattacctccatatactagtaaaagatccttagtccttctcaagtacttaaggatacactttactgctttccagtgcttcaagcctgaatctgcctgatacctgctcatgacactcagagcatgcgctatatcaagcctagtacatagcatgacatacatgatagaccctattgctgaggcataaggtatcatattcatgttcgccctttcttttggagtctttggggacatactcgtagaaagcgatatcccatgtctcatcggtatgagacctctcttggaattttccatgccaaaccttttgacaatggtttctatgtacctggactaggacaagccaagcatcctcttggatctctctatagattctaatccccaagatataggatacttcccctaagtccttcgtggagaagtgtctagataaccaagcctttactgtggatagcattcctacgtcgttcccaatgatgaggatgtcatccacatataacaccaaaaaggtgatagcactcctacttaccttcctgtacacacaaggctcatcttcgttcttaacgaagtcataagatatgattgcctcatcaaatcttatgttctaacttcgggaagcttgctttagtccataaatggatctaagcaacctacacaccttatctgggcagttcttggatatgaatcccttaggttgcatcatatacacctccttcttgaGGTTctaattgaggaatgcggttttcacatccatctgccagatctcataatcatagtgtgctgcaatagccaatagaattctgatggattttagcattgctacgagtgagaaggtttcgtcgtagtcaacaccttgcctttgacgatactccttagccactagccttgctttataggtctctacctttccatctactccgatctttttcttaaagatccacttgcaaccgataggtacaataccttcgggcgcatcaactaggttccaaaccttattggagtatatagaatccatctcagaattcatggcttcttgccacttcccggagtctatactcataatagcctcctcgtaggttgaggatcaatatcctcaacatcctctcctctaatatgtcccacatatccttcaggaggatgggatactctatcagacctgcgtaaagttgaaacttgtgtattaggtacctgaacagtctcgggctatagagtggtgcttgagcttggttctccaacctcgctcaactctatcattctcccactgtctccgccaagaatgtgttccttctcaaggaacactgctctcttagttacaaagaccttttggtcctcgagatgataaaaataatacacacaagtttccttggggtatcccacaaatttacatcactctgtccttgattctaacttatcggggttgtgtcttttaacgtgggcagggcagccccaaatcttaacaaccttaagatcaggcttcttccctttccatatctcatatggtgtagacactaccgacttagttggaactctgttcagaaggtaagctgtggtctctagggcatatccctagaataagatgggtaggtcagcgaaactcatcatggactgtaccatgtctaatagcgtacgatttctcctttcagaaacaccattgagctgaggtgtataaggaggtgtccattgggataatatcccatggtccttgaggaactgagtaaactctatacttaagtactcatctcctcgatctgatcgaagagttttgatactctttccagtctggttctccacctcattcttatactctttgaatttctcaaaggcctcggacttgtacttcattaagtacacatatccataccttgagaaatcatcagtaaatgtaatgaagtaggagtaaccaccaatggcatgagttgacatgggtccatatacatcactatgtatgagttccaacagctcagtggctctctctccagttccactaaatggagagttggtcggttttccacgaatgcaaggctcacaagttgcatataacacatagtcgaatggatctaaatatccatcatttagcaacttttgagtcattctttcatggatgtgacctagcctacaatgccacaggtatgcactgttcatctcatctcgtttcctcttagacacttacattcatgatatgtggagtagtgtcttgcataaacaaacctttatgcaatattcctctcgtcaatctcccatcggctttgctagaatttacaataaattttagatgtgataagcaatactggtatccaataccaatgcactatcacaaaaatctgacaattagagattgatcatgaatgtatttgaagtttctccaagcttctatttcgccctttctgcaaggtactctttgtagttcatcttccagtgcccatctttaccacagtggaagcactggcctttgtcttttgctgggtctttcttagcaacctttgctttacctagtctgcccttgccctttcccttcttaagagacctttctgctttccttttctttctggtctcaccagtatagagaactggcttctctttcttaatagtattctCTACCTCCCtcgacatattgaggagctctaggagagtcacctcaagcttcttcatattaaaattcattatgaactgtgaaaatgaatctggtagggactaaagcacaatgtccacacacaagttatcctctaggaccattcctagacctgtgagtttctctatccactcaatcatctttaggacatggttctgaaccggtgtcccctcagtcatcctaacgcggaagaggctcttggatatctcatatcgctgagtccttccctattcctcaaacaatttatggacatgtaggagaatggatctagcatccatcttttcatgttgtctctgtaactcaagagtcatagagcccaacatatagtactgagcaagagtggagtcatcaatgtacttcacgtagcgagcgatctcatcctcgcttgccccttcttcgggcataggaatcactgtatcaaggacgtacacgattttctccgttgtgagaacaattctcaagttacggagccaatccgtataatttggaccagtgaggcggttgacatcaagtataccacgtaagggattcgaaagcgacattttctaaaaataaagatgcggcagaaatgaataatatgcagattttacaagaaataaactatcaagatatgggcttctatcttaatatgctcccactattttactaacgagtcacgcgacaccctcagcacatgaaacggaagtctccgacagacttctagtggggatcaagatccaatcagcgtcttagtgtaacctcgagggactcgaccaatcacactaagcctaaaaggtaggcaactcttgctgattacaactccttgtgattcctgtcctattcggcctccgaatcaccatggcctcgagggactcgaccaaccatgatgctcggataagtcaacaccttcgttacaagatgagtttgatttgatgatataccctcgagggactcgaccaagcataccatgccctcaggtcaccggtgacatctctatgtcgtaagcaagatagcgaatcgcgatataggtgagtctcgagggactcgaccaactcaacctacaccgggaatcagttcctacttataacgatagaaggctacgtgggtcaatctaattgcctcacgtttaccgacttaatattatcgagagagatgtttctatgatttggtctcctaatatgacatgtcacacatatacatatttaatatatatctacatcgcatgcaaatatatatacatatctagtatttgtaaaagcaatcacaccagatgatcatggaccacaacctaatgtgattaggctcgagccagtaggcctaatcactcacatcaagaactatgtgtgcaacggtgcatctccatgccctgtgatcgtccatctcgtcctcgtcggttccgtcgacatcttgatgcatcttcatgcatcgcgatcatccgtctcgtgggtcccactatcgcatccacgctcccgctgcgcctcctcatgtgattacaacttaatcataggcacgtaggcccgacaataaacgagaaatataatggaggctcgcagacctcaataatattaattacaagtacacacatcacacggtccatgatcatccgtccacacatcatacatcacatgtataaataatcatcataatgtaggactactagataataataaaaaataataatcaactaaactttttaattaattaatattttctgaaatcagggacatgtagggaatttctcaattcttaagggtattttcataatttggataaaagacagaaacttgaatttctcaaattcacaggggcaaaactatctttttgcccaaaaccctaattccctcttactgctgccgccgccgccaccctgctggtgacggcctgtgcggcggggcgagggcgctgccctcgcctgcaggcggcacgcccgctagcgacgctgccgctgcaggtgggtgcCCCTGCGGGCGGTTCTGCTGGCGGGGCAacgccgcaggcggtgctgtcccgccgggcggccgcccctgtggaggggggggggggggggtttcgcccgcaggagcagcggcgccaggcgccgctgccctgccgcGCCTCACcctgcgggagaagcggccgcaggcgcctctgcccgcgggctgccagccccgccggacgtaagcctgctgcaagcaggccgtcggccggctgctgcagacgcagcccctatgctgcctgcctacggctgcgttgcacgcacgtagatcaagggcaacaactgttattgccctttctcgcttgtgcatcaacgattttgacgtcaaaagttcttcctaaacacaacacacgcagttcaaaaccaatcatttgcacgaacaacctggggctctgataccactattgggaaatcttgggggcgacatcacatgcgcaacagaagaaaaagaaaacaaaatccccgattcccaaagagatgttcgtcgtcgtgcgaagattagtgcgcaaaattcgtgaaacttaaaactacgtatagagtagattatgttacctagggagattgtatattcctgtttccttgcagatccttaggagagggtgaaggaggtcaagcgtcctcctctctagcggtgatccacacaacagggttgcgatgacgctcctcaaaactccaggcctgctctaaggtggagagggagaggagaataggaaaggcaagcaaaggctctagcctatgaggctcggaatccctcctatttatagaggtcccctgtcaaaccctaatgggtcctcacctagtgggtattggatctgcatccaataagacaagggctccgtcggatatctcatatcagaacctctactcatcgcaatacctaccatatgtgtgtgaccctctaggcccaatatcgagctggccgtgagtcatacctatcagaactccttctaactcaatgaattattatctctgtaataattcactcgactcatcgactacggatatactaggccactacgccgtagtccccagacgatacaggggaatccaatccattggacttgtctgtccttagtttccgtgtacctatagtccctcatcaatctaatatcccaaagaccgtagatcgagtatggtgctgtcagacccatacggtttctactcgagtctcgctctaatcggattctcccggagaactctttctctctcaacccgaatgaccctggccagggatttgtctgagcaagaacacatgagatattcctctcatgacgccgagagtggatgatcctctatcgacactcaatagcccttgtaaggtcgactaccactcccaatgaccagctgtactagatctgggacagccaaacctataagtctggtatcaaagagtggagcactcatacaggacatccttggtgtctcaagtctaaggaccagatacaccactaggactacggaatcgctgtctgacaataaggcatcatcaaccatcgaacattccgtaagcggatcaatcagtgaactcattctccaatgagcacttgtactgtatccctagtgtccctacacgagcagctatggaccagctgcatccatcatatggacgggtatacaacacaccagtctgtccggttatcacgatgtccctctcgagtaacctatgaccgggattatttaggatatgcgtttaaagatgaatcgatctcattatagtgatctcatcacgatccgattctcatcgcacaaatccaaggacatcacaatatatatatatatatatatatatatatatatatatatatatatatatatatatatatatatatatatatatatataatagttataaagtgatatatgccaaaatgtaataagcaaaaagattctgtatcaagtcacacgtgccatcactcacatgattggcttgttgggtacctatgactagcaatactaataggccataaaacacaacgaaattaaatggaaccataataaaatagaacactaagatatacgtagaaaaccccttcaatgtgaagggtaaaaacctcgaggcaaactagagataattcattataataataataaatatataaatctcaatctcttaccaaaaaccctagcaataatcacaagagaataactgagatataaAGATCACATCACTGTactcaatatctaaatcctccataattcttcccaagtaatcatagcaagaatctattgtagatttgatctaatctgagatgagaacactgtttaatgtttgagaacagtctctctgtattgttcttgtttttttctctttttttctccttggatttatgtctttttctcctcctttttactGCTGCAAGGATCTCCTGCcctcgttgctgccctatttatgtctcTTTCTACCTTTAAAACATAGTCAACCATATCACcctaatatgaattagggttaagttaagtgAGGAGGTGGGCTATGAGCTATTCAAGTTAAGTGATACTTGAATCTTGTAGAGCCTCCTAAAAAATGAAACCTCAACTTTAGTGGTCTTTATTGCATCTTATCTTTGTGTTGACATGATGCTAGTTCTTCAAGCAGGACATTTATCTCAGTTTCCAAGTAAAAACATTGTTGGaccattttttttcctttgtttttaaTTAAGTGATTGCAGCAGATTTATCCTCCATATTTCATGCCAACATCCAACAGAAACTCAAAGTCAATCCGACGTTATTATGAGGTATTGCCAGGATGTCTTGTAAAACTTTCTAGATGTCCAAGATGGATGTGCTAGGGATGACTACTGTTAGGGGAAAAATTGGTAACGTCAGAGTCGATCCGACATTATTATGAGGTGTCGTCAGGATGTCTTGTAAAACTTTCTCGATGTCCAAGATAGATACGCTCACGGGCTCCGAGGATGACTATTGTTAGGGAAAAAATTGGTAACGTCAAAGTCGATTCGATATTATTATGAGATATCGTCAAGATGTCTTGTGAAACTTTCTCGATGTCCAAGATGAATGCGTTCACGGGCTTCGAGGATGACTACTATTAGGGGAAAAATTGATAACGTTAGAGTCGATCCGATATTATTCTAAGGTGTCATCAGGATGTCTTGTGAAACTTTCTCGATGTCCAAGATGAATGTGCTCGTGGGCTTTGAGTGTGATTTACACAAAGATCGAGGTCGAATATGGATTTCTTGATATAGTCTTTTCGACCCTCAAATTAGTCTCAAGATGAATGagtgaaaatagtaaaaaaaaatctaaccttCGTTATCACGTTGAAAATAACATTTTATATTAggtaaaaggagaaaaatattctataaaatatttatcgagAGGACAATCCATGATATTTATTGCGTGAGAGTAGGCAATTTataatctatctttttttttttgggacaaCAAAAGGGTAGTTCTTATCTTTCTTCTATCAACTACATGATTCTAAGGTAGGTCGTATCTTTGTTATCTCAATCAGTCAATTAACTGAACTTGTCACCTTACTTTCCAACATTGTTATAGAAATTGTCACCTTGCTCTTCATCATTGTCATTGGATCAATCATGGTCCAGTAAACCTTAAATTATACCTAAATTGTATCAATTATTAGAACTGGCACATAAGGTCACTCCAAATGAAGCGACAGATGGAAAGCGATTTCTGtttcaattaaaaattttaattctaatttattattattattgttattattattattattattattattattattattgttgttgttgttgttgttgttgttgcaaacTTTTTATTCATTTTAATGCTGCCCACATCACAACATCcacctatctatatatatatatatatatatatatatatatatatatatataatgataacagACGGACAATTATAATAAGTCTTCAAAATATTTATTCAGACAATTTAGTGGTTAGTGTACTGTTGATGTAATGAATACAATTTAATCTTACAAATATAACAAACATTTTGACATTTCCTTGTTCAATGGTGATCCTACTTGCTTATGGTGTGcaacatcaaaatcaaaattttttttttttactctctaCTTAATTGCTCACTTAATTTTGACTTAATCCCGACACCATTGACAAACTGTGACGCACGAAGCGCCACGAACCGTCACCAACTACCCGCCTTCGATTCTTCTCCTCGATCGCGACATCCATAGCCGCCACACGCTATTGGATCAGTGTCTCGCTGTTGCTCTCGCCATCATCCAAAGCTCGGCCTGCTGCTGATGATTCATCCCTGGAGCTGCCCAAATGAACCACTCAATGTTTTGGCCAGACTTGGCGGCTATGCCCGCATCTCTTTGTCGGCACGGCAGATTCGTCTGCCACCGTCAGCACTGACCTCACACCTCCCTTCTATTTATCTCCTCCCCGGGCTCCTCCTTCTCTGCATCACCATTGCCTGATACAAACGAGAATGGAGGCCGTGGAGGGCATCGTCATCGTCGGCGCCGGGCTGGCGGGGCTCGCGGCGGCCGTGGGACTGCACAGGTACCGATCGACGTCGAACACCTTAATGGAGTCAGGATGAGCACTAGCTGATCGATGAAATGCCCTTCCGATGCAGGCTCGGGGTGCGCTGTCTGGTGTTGGAGTCATCCGATACCTTGCGGGCTGCTGGCTTCGCCCTCTCGACGTGGGCCAACGCGTGGAGAGCGCTGGACGCTCTCGGCGTCGGAGACACGCTCCGGAAGCAGCACGTCCGGCTCGAAGCGTAAGCGACGAACACGAGCGTCCATAATCTTCGCAGATGTGATTGGCTTCACAGGCATTTGGCCTTTGCAGGTTGGTCTCTTTCTCTGCGTCTTCTGGGTCAATCACGTCGACATTAGCAATCAAGGAATCAAAGAAACGGTGACCGAAACCTCCAAAAATCTTCTTCTTTCCTTATGCTCGAGAGCTGGTTCTAATTCTTCTCTCTTCCAAGTAGTGGGGATGACGAGGTTCGTTGCGTCAGAAGAAACCTACTGGTCGAAGCCCTAGCCAAGGAGCTTCCACAAGGTACCATCAGGTACTCGTCCAAGGTGGTCTCCATGGAGGACGCAGGTCGATTCAAGCTCCTCCACTTGGCAGATGGATCCACGCTCAAAGCCAAGGTACGGACGATCTTTTATGTGCATCACCTGAGAAAGAGCAATCGGAGAGGGAGATCAGTTTCCGCACCATTGGTTTGCATGGTTTCTGCAGGTCTTGATCGGCTGCGATGGGATCAACTCCACTGTAGCCAAATGGCTAGGCCTCAAGGAGCCGACCTTCTCCGGGCGCTACGCAGCAAGAGGCTTTGCCGTGTTTGAAGAGGGGCACGGATTCAAGCCGGAGTTTGCGCAGTACTTCGGGAGAGGCTATCGAGCAGGGTTGTTGCCCTGCGATGACAACAGCATGTACTGGTTCTTCACATGGGCTGCCGGAGCAAATGGTGTGACTTCCTCCACTGCCCGCTTGCATGTTtggatttcttttatatatatatatatatattatgattatttgTTTGCAGACGAAGAATGGAACAAAGATGTTATTAAGGTGAAGGAATTTGTACTGAGCAAGCTGAAGAGCGAAAAGGTTCCTCAAGAGGTCTTACAGGTAATAGAGAGGAGCGAGCTGAGCAGCCTAGCGTCCGCTCACTTGAGATACAGATCCCCGTTCAACCTGCTGTGGGGTGACATCAGCAGAGGGAACGTCTGCGTGACCGGGGACGCGTTCCATCCCATGACTCCCGACCTCGGCCAAGGCGGCTGCTCGGCGCTGGAAGACGGAGTTGTTCTGGCCAAGTGCTTAGGCGAAGCTCTCATCGGCGGACGGGAGGGAGGCGGAGAAGAAGACGAAGGCAGCAGGGTCGAGGCAGCACTGAAGAAGTATGCCGACGCCAGGAGATGGAGGGGCTTTGAGCTTGTCGCCACTGGTTATGTGGTAGGGATCGTCCAACAAGGCGGCAGCTGGGCCGCCCGTCTCCTGAGAGACCAAGTTTTGGCTGGTGCATTGACAAAGAAGTATATGAGTGTGGCTGACTTCGATTGTGGCAAACTATGAAATCATTGTAATCTTCTGTTAAAGGTAATCGAGAGTTGTGTGTAGCCAATGCAACGAAATAATATTGCTATCAGCAGTGCTTTTGTTTTATGATCGAAGGATCTCTTGTTCCGTGACAGAATGTGTGTTTAACAATAATATATAAACCTACTGATAGATAgataaatagatagatagatagatagatagacatGAAGAGAGAGAATTCATTCTCCAGTAATTGCACAATACAAAATCATTGCCATACCACATAAAAAAACCATACTCTACATCAGGCTCtgtttttgcaaaaaaaaaaaaaaaagcaatagtACGGTGTATTTGGCACACAAAGATTTCATCATGTATCTTAACCAACATTTAGGAATTATTTCCTAAATGTTCTGTGAAATGAGAATTGGAGCTGGGTGCCAATTTGCATGAAACAAAACCATAAATAAATACACTGTTgatggaaagaagaagaagttaAGAGATTTGCGTAGCTGTTCAAATTGGTGGGAAAATTTTAGCTAGTGTTGACTTGAATTGATGGGACAAGAATGTTCCTGGATCTTCTCAGATAAGATGGCATTGTTTGCAAGTGAACCGATCGAGCAGCCTCCAATGTTGGCCTCGCAAGCTTTACGAATGTAATGACTGTGTCCGCAGGAGTGGCCCTCGATGACGTCTTCCAATGCTACATCAGTAATATATAAACTCAGATAAGCAACAAGAATATCGATAAAAACCAATCTCATGCTAATGTGTTTCTCACGAAACCATAACAGGACATATTCTGTGAAACTGACAACGTTCTGGCACTTCAAAAGAAACACAAGTGAAATAATTTTGAGAACTGCAGTACTACCAAAGGTGGTCATCGACAGCAACATGTAGAAGCAAGGCAAAGTGCAAATATGAAACCGACTCGAAGGGCACGAGAATAGCCAAAGCACAAAAGTATGAATTTACTACAGTACACAGTGAAATCTAGTTGTGGCAGGATCAAGTTGTTTTCCAGTAGCCACAGTTCAAATTTTTACATATTAGATACTGTGCTTTGGGTCATCTGAATTCAACCATAGAATTCAAGGCATTATGAGAAAAAGAGATTGTTATGGCTATAGACATGAGAGGGGGCCAAacttattattgaattgtttgcCCTTATCATGGGTTCCTTCTTAACATGGATTTCAAGTACAGCAGGTAAGTGTTCTCATCGTATGGTAATGTGTATAACTCGCTTCAACTGTTGTAATCTGCATGACTCTTCGTTGAAGCATGGCTTAGCATTGAGAACTGATCCCTACGGTGAAACTAGGACTTGGAGGATGCTGGAAGCCAATAAATCCCAGACCTTATTTTACTTGCTTGTCCATGTATTTAGCAAACCTTCTCATCTACATATGAATTGGGATTTATATGAATGCCAATAGAACAATACTATGCTACCTGTTT
Coding sequences within:
- the LOC135650108 gene encoding monooxygenase 2-like; this translates as MEAVEGIVIVGAGLAGLAAAVGLHRLGVRCLVLESSDTLRAAGFALSTWANAWRALDALGVGDTLRKQHVRLEALVSFSASSGSITSTLAIKESKKRGDDEVRCVRRNLLVEALAKELPQGTIRYSSKVVSMEDAGRFKLLHLADGSTLKAKVLIGCDGINSTVAKWLGLKEPTFSGRYAARGFAVFEEGHGFKPEFAQYFGRGYRAGLLPCDDNSMYWFFTWAAGANDEEWNKDVIKVKEFVLSKLKSEKVPQEVLQVIERSELSSLASAHLRYRSPFNLLWGDISRGNVCVTGDAFHPMTPDLGQGGCSALEDGVVLAKCLGEALIGGREGGGEEDEGSRVEAALKKYADARRWRGFELVATGYVVGIVQQGGSWAARLLRDQVLAGALTKKYMSVADFDCGKL